The Vicia villosa cultivar HV-30 ecotype Madison, WI linkage group LG1, Vvil1.0, whole genome shotgun sequence genome includes a region encoding these proteins:
- the LOC131602250 gene encoding glycine-rich cell wall structural protein-like, whose product MGNLHKYVAVLAFIFALVIGTFECRTLKKEEVVETFGGGGLGGGAGGGFGGGSGGGVGGGFGHGGGVGAGGGFGGGAGGGSGGGGGIGGGHGSGLGGGGGAGGGFGGGTGGGAGGGIGGGHGGGLGGGFGGGNGGGAGGGIGGGHGGGLGGGRGAGGGFGGGNGGGAGGGIGGGSGGGGGGGVGGGFGGGSGGGVGGGNGGGHGGGLGGGGGAGGGFGGGSGGGVGGGNGGGGGIGGGIGGGSGAGGGVGGGFGGGHGGGAGGGVGGGGGRGGGFGGGSGGGAGGGFGGGSGGGAGGGFGGGAGGGAGGGFGGGHGGGAGGGFGGGAGEGDGGDRV is encoded by the coding sequence ATGGGAAATTTACATAAGTATGTTGCGGTACTTGCTTTTATATTTGCGTTGGTGATTGGAACATTTGAATGCCGAACactaaaaaaagaagaagttgttgaGACCTTTGGTGGAGGTGGTTTAGGTGGTGGTGCAGGAGGAGGTTTTGGAGGTGGTAGTGGTGGAGGTGTTGGAGGAGGATTTGGACACGGTGGAGGTGTTGGAGCTGGTGGAGGCTTTGGAGGCGGTGCTGGAGGTGGTAGTGGTGGAGGAGGAGGAATCGGAGGGGGTCATGGTAGTGGATTAGGTGGAGGTGGTGGTGCAGGTGGAGGCTTCGGAGgtggtactggtggtggtgcagGAGGAGGGATCGGTGGTGGACATGGTGGTGGATTAGGTGGAGGCTTCGGAGGTGGTAATGGTGGTGGTGCGGGAGGAGGAATCGGTGGTGGACATGGTGGTGGATTAGGTGGAGGTAGAGGTGCAGGTGGAGGTTTCGGAGGTGGTAATGGTGGGGGTGCAGGAGGAGGAATCGGTGGTGGATcaggtggaggtggtggtggtggtgttggAGGAGGCTTCGGAGGTGGTAGTGGTGGTGGTGTAGGAGGAGGAAATGGCGGTGGACATGGTGGTGGATTAGGTGGAGGTGGTGGTGCAGGCGGAGGCTTTGGAGGTGGTAGTGGTGGTGGTGTAGGAGGAGGAAATGGTGGTGGCGGTGGTATAGGTGGAGGCATTGGAGGTGGTTCTGGAGCGGGTGGAGGTGTTGGAGGTGGTTTTGGAGGTGGACATGGTGGTGGTGCAGGAGGAGGCGTTGGTGGGGGTGGAGGCAGAGGTGGAGGCTTTGGAGGTGGATCAGGGGGTGGTGCAGGTGGAGGATTTGGAGGTGGATCTGGTGGAGGCGCAGGTGGAGGTTTTGGAGGTGGAGCTGGAGGAGGTGCAGGAGGCGGTTTTGGAGGTGGTCATGGTGGAGGTGCGGGAGGTGGTTTTGGAGGTGGTGCAGGTGAAGGTGATGGTGGTGACCGAGTTTAA